Proteins from one Thermoanaerobaculia bacterium genomic window:
- a CDS encoding transporter substrate-binding domain-containing protein: protein MQLLFRRLAAAVFCAAALSGSSAPASDLQQVRRTRTLRILTDLSDPNDVSRLIYRTESGYDGIEYQLLRSFARSLDAQTQVVVVPSFDTIFAALARGEGDIAAASITDTPERRKIVDLSDSYFPVRETVVVRRGEPARSLAALAGKRAITQRATTWETQCRKVPRVKLLYTENQSELFSKVADGTADFTVTDSPMAMTYAAKYANLEIAWSLSEKQNYAFALRPGSDLTPLLNDNLKKLKATGAYYGLLGRFYGQKGLAIIKASE, encoded by the coding sequence GTGCAACTCCTCTTCCGGCGGCTCGCGGCGGCGGTCTTCTGCGCCGCCGCCTTGAGCGGCTCCTCCGCCCCCGCCTCGGATCTCCAGCAGGTCCGCCGGACCCGGACGCTTCGGATCCTGACCGATCTCTCCGATCCAAACGACGTCTCCCGGCTCATCTACCGCACCGAGTCGGGCTACGACGGCATCGAGTACCAGTTGCTCCGCTCGTTCGCGCGGTCGCTGGACGCGCAGACGCAGGTCGTCGTCGTTCCGTCGTTCGACACGATCTTCGCGGCGCTCGCCCGCGGCGAGGGAGACATCGCGGCGGCTTCGATCACCGACACTCCGGAGCGCCGGAAGATCGTCGATCTCTCCGACTCGTATTTCCCCGTGCGCGAAACGGTCGTCGTGCGGCGGGGGGAGCCGGCGCGCTCGCTCGCGGCGCTCGCCGGGAAGCGCGCCATCACGCAGCGCGCAACGACGTGGGAGACGCAATGCCGCAAGGTCCCTCGCGTGAAGCTCCTCTACACCGAGAATCAGAGCGAGCTCTTCTCGAAGGTCGCCGACGGGACCGCCGACTTCACCGTCACCGACTCGCCGATGGCGATGACGTACGCGGCGAAATACGCGAACCTCGAGATCGCCTGGTCGCTGTCGGAGAAGCAGAACTACGCGTTCGCGCTCCGCCCCGGTTCGGACCTGACACCGCTCCTGAACGACAACCTGAAGAAGCTGAAAGCGACCGGCGCCTACTACGGGCTGCTCGGAAGGTTCTACGGCCAGAAAGGACTGGCCATCATCAAGGCGTCCGAGTAA